One genomic region from Rothia dentocariosa ATCC 17931 encodes:
- the rpsB gene encoding 30S ribosomal protein S2, which yields MPVVTMREMLDSGVHFGHQTRRWNPKMKRFILTERNGIYIIDLQQSLEFIDKAFEAVKSTVAHGGNILFVGTKKQAQEVIAEQATRVNMPYVNHRWLGGMLTNFSTIAKSIERMKELEQIDFDDVAGSRYTKKELLLMRREFEKLEKTLGGIRNLSKVPSLVWVVDTKKEHLAVNEAQKLGIPVVAILDTNCDPDEVAFPIPGNDDAIRSVNLLTRVVADAVAAGLIERNAKKTGKAEAAEEPMAAWERELLEQHEAAQAAEAK from the coding sequence ATGCCCGTCGTAACTATGCGTGAGATGCTGGATTCCGGCGTTCACTTCGGTCACCAGACCCGCCGTTGGAACCCCAAGATGAAGCGTTTCATCCTCACCGAACGCAACGGCATTTACATCATCGACCTGCAGCAGTCCCTCGAATTCATCGATAAGGCTTTTGAGGCTGTTAAATCCACCGTTGCACACGGCGGCAACATTCTGTTTGTGGGTACCAAGAAGCAGGCACAGGAAGTTATTGCTGAGCAGGCTACCCGCGTGAATATGCCTTACGTTAACCACCGCTGGCTTGGTGGTATGCTCACCAACTTCTCCACCATCGCTAAGAGCATTGAGCGTATGAAGGAACTTGAGCAGATCGACTTTGACGATGTCGCAGGTTCTCGTTACACCAAGAAGGAACTGCTCTTGATGCGCCGCGAGTTTGAGAAGCTCGAAAAGACTTTGGGCGGTATCCGTAACCTGAGCAAGGTTCCCTCCCTCGTATGGGTTGTTGATACCAAGAAGGAGCACCTGGCGGTTAACGAGGCTCAGAAGCTGGGCATCCCCGTGGTAGCTATTCTTGACACCAACTGTGACCCTGACGAAGTTGCATTCCCCATCCCTGGTAACGACGATGCGATCCGTTCCGTCAACCTGCTCACCCGTGTGGTGGCAGACGCTGTCGCTGCAGGTCTCATTGAGCGTAATGCTAAGAAGACCGGTAAGGCAGAGGCTGCTGAAGAGCCTATGGCTGCGTGGGAGCGCGAACTGCTAGAGCAGCACGAGGCAGCTCAGGCGGCTGAAGCTAAGTAG
- the tsf gene encoding translation elongation factor Ts — protein sequence MANYTAADIKALREKTGAGMLDVKKALDEANGDQQKAMEIIRVKGLKGVTKREGRATAEGLVAARVENGVGYMVEVNSETDFVAKSEPFITFGRNVLEATIAANASTLEELQAASFEGKTVEELTTDAAALLGEKVVVRRVARVEGENVAVYLHKTSKDLPAQVGVLLAVSGNNVDEIAHDVAVHIAAMSPKYLDSESIPADQVEAEKRVARETAIAEGKPEKILDKIVEGRLKGFFKENTLLDQDFAKDTKKSVAQALSEAGATATGFARFRVGA from the coding sequence ATGGCGAACTACACTGCAGCAGACATCAAGGCACTGCGTGAGAAGACCGGCGCAGGTATGCTCGACGTCAAGAAAGCTCTCGATGAGGCTAACGGCGACCAGCAGAAAGCAATGGAGATTATCCGTGTGAAGGGTCTGAAGGGCGTCACCAAGCGTGAAGGTCGTGCAACCGCTGAAGGTTTGGTTGCAGCTCGCGTAGAAAACGGCGTTGGTTACATGGTTGAGGTCAATTCTGAAACCGACTTCGTGGCTAAGTCCGAACCCTTCATTACCTTCGGGCGTAACGTGCTGGAGGCTACTATCGCGGCTAACGCGTCCACTCTGGAAGAGCTGCAGGCCGCATCCTTCGAGGGTAAGACCGTTGAAGAACTCACCACCGATGCTGCCGCCCTGCTGGGTGAGAAGGTCGTGGTGCGCCGCGTAGCACGTGTTGAAGGCGAGAACGTGGCAGTTTACCTGCACAAGACCTCTAAGGACCTGCCCGCACAGGTTGGTGTTCTGCTTGCTGTTTCCGGCAATAACGTTGATGAAATTGCGCACGACGTAGCAGTCCACATCGCAGCGATGAGCCCCAAGTACCTGGACTCTGAGTCTATCCCGGCTGACCAGGTTGAAGCTGAGAAGCGTGTTGCACGTGAGACCGCAATTGCTGAGGGCAAGCCCGAGAAGATTCTGGATAAGATCGTTGAGGGTCGTCTCAAGGGCTTCTTCAAAGAGAACACCCTGCTTGACCAGGACTTCGCAAAAGACACCAAGAAGTCTGTGGCACAGGCTCTCTCTGAGGCTGGCGCAACCGCTACCGGTTTCGCACGTTTCCGCGTTGGTGCCTAG
- the dxr gene encoding 1-deoxy-D-xylulose-5-phosphate reductoisomerase translates to MKFGSSTRVGVFRETLTDALKHGLCDARRVTLLGSTGSIGTQAVQVIEHLARLAGTTVDAEDAPLKVVALSAGSRSLELLAQQAVRVRAELVATSGPAQDAQRLQEYLDAAARSVGISGYSPRIVWGERASVEAAVHPADVVLNGITGSIGLEPTLTALKTGHRVALANKESLIAGGPLVRAAVDASPLETPMVPVDSEHSALAQALASGTDAEIDRLILTASGGPFRGYTRDMLHDVTPRQALAHPTWDMGLVVTTNSATMVNKALEVLEAHHLFGVDLDRIDVAVHPQSIVHSMVQFVDGATIAQASPPTMLLPIALGLTWPHRIPQVAAPCDWTQAQTWTFEPLDSTAFPAVQMIKEAGKRGGTFPTVFNAANEEAVSAFHAGKIRFTDIVDSVARVLEAHAASSEVTAEADMSLEAVLNAEAWARAYARELCATKMPS, encoded by the coding sequence ATGAAGTTTGGTTCCTCTACTCGGGTTGGGGTCTTCCGCGAAACCCTCACTGATGCTCTTAAACATGGACTTTGCGATGCTCGAAGGGTTACTTTACTCGGTTCCACCGGGTCTATTGGCACCCAAGCAGTACAGGTTATAGAGCATCTTGCGCGTCTTGCAGGCACCACCGTCGATGCTGAGGATGCACCGCTGAAGGTTGTAGCTCTCAGCGCCGGTTCACGCTCCCTCGAATTATTAGCACAGCAGGCGGTTCGGGTACGTGCCGAGCTTGTTGCCACCAGCGGCCCGGCGCAGGATGCACAACGGTTGCAAGAATACCTTGATGCGGCCGCCCGCAGTGTGGGCATTAGCGGGTACAGTCCGCGCATCGTCTGGGGAGAACGTGCCAGCGTTGAGGCGGCGGTGCATCCGGCAGATGTAGTGCTCAACGGCATTACCGGATCTATTGGTTTAGAACCCACACTGACCGCCCTCAAAACGGGACACCGGGTTGCCCTTGCAAATAAAGAATCTCTGATCGCGGGTGGACCGCTTGTGCGTGCTGCCGTTGATGCCTCACCGTTAGAAACCCCGATGGTTCCCGTGGATTCGGAACATTCGGCTCTTGCCCAAGCATTAGCCAGTGGCACCGACGCCGAGATAGACCGGCTGATTCTCACGGCCTCAGGTGGACCTTTTCGAGGATATACCCGTGACATGCTTCATGACGTTACCCCACGGCAGGCGCTGGCGCATCCTACCTGGGATATGGGGCTGGTGGTCACAACCAATTCGGCAACTATGGTGAATAAGGCCCTTGAGGTATTAGAGGCACACCATCTTTTTGGGGTTGATCTTGACCGCATTGATGTTGCGGTACACCCGCAGTCGATTGTGCATTCGATGGTTCAGTTCGTAGACGGCGCGACTATCGCCCAGGCGTCCCCGCCGACCATGCTTCTGCCTATTGCTCTGGGACTGACGTGGCCGCATCGCATTCCGCAGGTAGCGGCTCCCTGTGATTGGACTCAGGCGCAAACATGGACTTTTGAGCCGCTTGATTCGACGGCTTTCCCTGCTGTGCAGATGATTAAAGAGGCGGGCAAGCGGGGCGGAACCTTTCCCACCGTTTTTAACGCCGCTAATGAGGAAGCGGTTAGCGCTTTCCACGCCGGTAAAATTCGGTTTACCGATATTGTGGATTCCGTGGCGCGTGTTTTGGAGGCGCACGCCGCCAGTAGCGAGGTTACGGCTGAAGCCGACATGAGCTTAGAGGCTGTTCTGAACGCCGAAGCTTGGGCACGCGCATACGCTCGTGAGCTCTGCGCCACGAAGATGCCGTCATAA
- the pyrH gene encoding UMP kinase, with translation MTDSHTHPIHRDDTGRRRVLLKLSGEVFGGGEVGISTGVVRNIAQQIAATVGKVETSIVIGGGNFFRGAELSQAGMDRSRADYMGMLGTVMNSLALQDFLEQEGIDTRVQSAITMPQVAETYIPRRAIRHMQKDRVVIFGAGAGLPYFSTDTVAAQRALEIHADEVLVAKNGVDGIYTADPNKDPQAERLYNLTYDEAMQRNIRVLDQTAFSLCRDNNVTMRVFGMQGEGNVTRAILGEKMGTLVTR, from the coding sequence ATGACCGACTCGCACACGCACCCAATCCATCGAGACGACACCGGTCGTCGCCGTGTTCTACTCAAGCTCTCAGGCGAAGTTTTCGGCGGGGGAGAAGTTGGTATTTCGACCGGGGTTGTGCGTAATATTGCACAGCAGATTGCAGCAACTGTGGGTAAGGTAGAGACCTCCATCGTGATTGGCGGCGGTAACTTCTTCCGTGGCGCCGAGCTTTCACAGGCAGGTATGGATCGTTCCCGCGCAGACTATATGGGCATGCTCGGTACCGTGATGAACTCTCTGGCTCTTCAGGATTTCTTGGAGCAAGAAGGTATTGATACCCGCGTACAGTCTGCTATTACTATGCCGCAGGTTGCAGAAACCTACATTCCTCGCCGCGCTATTCGCCACATGCAGAAAGACCGTGTGGTTATTTTCGGTGCCGGTGCCGGTCTGCCCTATTTTTCGACCGATACCGTAGCTGCCCAGCGAGCCTTGGAAATTCACGCTGACGAAGTTCTGGTAGCAAAAAATGGTGTGGACGGTATCTACACTGCAGATCCGAATAAAGACCCTCAGGCTGAGCGCCTGTACAACCTCACCTACGATGAAGCTATGCAACGCAACATTCGTGTGTTGGATCAGACCGCATTCTCCCTATGTCGCGATAATAACGTGACGATGCGCGTCTTCGGCATGCAGGGCGAAGGTAACGTAACCCGCGCTATTCTGGGGGAGAAGATGGGTACTCTTGTAACCCGCTAA
- a CDS encoding M50 family metallopeptidase: MEILLYATGVIIMAIAIALSIALHEVGHLVPAKLFKVRVPQYMIGFGKTIFSFRRGETEYGFKAIPLGGYISMIGMYPPAPEHAERAKRAMEHPTEGNAEGTTGVEEEHEPEIETLRAGTTSPFGSLANAAREADLERLKPGDENRLFYKLPVYKRMIIMLGGPSMNLLIGIVCTAILICGFGTLSATNKVASVSDCVPKATITEDRISYSECTDSSAPSPAKAAGLRKDDRIVAINGNRTSTWEQVSSNIRQAGNNTVTVTIERDGSEQQLTMTPALLERPVVDEKTREYVRNDDGSFKMMTGGFIGISPTSEMVPGSLGDVMPNVGDTLGRIAHSMWSLPQRVWELGVNLFSNQERDANSPVSVVGVSRIAGEVASTDRIDLKAKTATLVSLIAGMNLMLFAFNLLPLLPLDGGHVFGALWEAIRRGFAKLTRRADPGPFDPVKLLPLTYVVAGAFILMSIVIIAADFIKPLRLF, from the coding sequence GTGGAGATTCTGCTCTACGCCACAGGCGTCATCATTATGGCGATAGCTATTGCGCTGTCTATTGCTCTGCATGAGGTGGGACACCTGGTACCTGCAAAACTCTTTAAGGTGCGTGTACCGCAATATATGATTGGTTTCGGCAAAACTATTTTTTCGTTCCGCCGCGGTGAAACTGAGTACGGGTTTAAAGCTATTCCTTTAGGCGGATATATTTCGATGATTGGCATGTATCCGCCTGCGCCCGAACACGCGGAGCGTGCGAAACGGGCAATGGAGCATCCCACAGAGGGGAACGCCGAGGGTACCACTGGCGTGGAGGAAGAACACGAACCCGAGATCGAAACTCTTCGCGCCGGAACTACCAGTCCTTTTGGGTCTTTGGCGAATGCGGCCCGTGAGGCTGACTTAGAGCGCCTGAAACCCGGAGATGAAAATCGTCTGTTTTATAAACTTCCCGTGTATAAACGCATGATTATCATGCTGGGCGGGCCTAGCATGAACTTGCTCATCGGGATCGTATGCACCGCCATTCTTATCTGCGGTTTTGGAACCCTGTCTGCAACTAATAAAGTGGCATCGGTTTCCGATTGCGTGCCAAAAGCAACGATCACCGAAGACCGTATCTCATATTCCGAATGTACTGACTCTTCGGCACCATCTCCCGCGAAAGCGGCAGGACTGCGTAAAGATGACCGTATAGTTGCTATCAACGGCAACCGTACGAGCACCTGGGAACAGGTTTCTTCTAACATTCGTCAGGCAGGGAATAATACCGTAACCGTCACTATTGAACGCGATGGTTCTGAGCAGCAGCTCACCATGACCCCGGCGCTTTTGGAGCGTCCGGTCGTGGATGAAAAGACCCGAGAATATGTGCGTAACGACGATGGGTCATTCAAGATGATGACCGGCGGCTTTATCGGTATCTCACCAACTTCGGAGATGGTTCCAGGCTCGTTGGGCGATGTTATGCCCAATGTGGGCGACACTCTGGGACGTATTGCACATTCCATGTGGTCGCTGCCGCAGCGCGTATGGGAGCTGGGAGTAAATCTCTTCTCTAATCAGGAACGCGATGCGAACTCCCCGGTATCCGTAGTGGGGGTAAGCCGGATTGCTGGTGAAGTGGCCTCGACAGACCGTATCGATCTGAAAGCAAAAACTGCGACCTTAGTCTCGCTGATAGCCGGAATGAACCTGATGCTTTTCGCCTTCAACCTACTTCCGCTTCTTCCCCTGGACGGAGGGCATGTTTTTGGTGCCCTGTGGGAGGCAATTCGACGTGGCTTCGCCAAGCTTACCCGCCGTGCCGATCCCGGTCCGTTTGACCCGGTCAAGCTTCTGCCGCTTACCTATGTTGTAGCAGGTGCTTTCATTCTGATGTCCATTGTGATTATTGCCGCCGACTTTATTAAACCCCTGCGACTGTTCTAA
- the frr gene encoding ribosome recycling factor produces MIEETLAEAGEKMDKTIEAIKTEFAKVRTGRVNPAIFSSITADYYGAPTPLQQLVSFNVEDARTVKIVPFDVSALAAIEKAVRDSDLGVNPSNDGAAIRVVMPEMTSERRKEYIKLVNHKAEEARVSVRNVRRHAKTVIDKLVKDGEIGEDDGARAEKELDALTKKHVDTIDELYKHKESELLEV; encoded by the coding sequence GTGATCGAAGAAACCCTTGCCGAAGCCGGCGAGAAGATGGATAAGACCATTGAAGCTATCAAAACAGAATTCGCCAAAGTCCGCACCGGACGTGTGAACCCTGCGATTTTTAGCTCTATTACCGCAGACTACTACGGCGCGCCGACTCCATTGCAGCAGCTGGTGTCGTTCAACGTTGAAGATGCCCGTACGGTTAAGATTGTTCCATTTGATGTGAGCGCTTTAGCTGCTATCGAAAAAGCAGTGCGTGACTCTGACTTGGGTGTAAACCCCAGCAACGACGGTGCCGCTATCCGCGTGGTTATGCCCGAGATGACCTCTGAGCGTCGTAAAGAATACATAAAATTGGTCAACCACAAAGCCGAGGAAGCTCGCGTTTCGGTACGTAATGTGCGCCGCCATGCTAAAACCGTCATTGATAAGCTTGTGAAAGACGGCGAGATCGGTGAGGACGACGGTGCCCGTGCCGAAAAAGAGCTTGATGCCCTCACTAAGAAACATGTAGATACTATCGATGAGCTCTACAAGCACAAGGAATCTGAGCTGCTTGAGGTTTAA
- a CDS encoding murein hydrolase activator EnvC family protein: MHTSARSWISPISGKPHVIHAFIKPSQRWSAGHRGVDLEATEQDQVRAPAPGTIVFSGTVVDRQVVVIEHPNGYRSSFEPVTDPLPVGTHVQAGQVIARVDAHPTKPRCSTTCLYWSVRRGGDHKNGSGKNAEYINPMLLLGPAEPTILLPVDESFNA; the protein is encoded by the coding sequence ATGCACACTTCTGCGCGTTCATGGATTTCACCTATATCTGGAAAACCTCATGTTATTCATGCCTTTATCAAGCCCAGTCAGCGGTGGTCGGCAGGGCATCGCGGAGTCGATCTTGAGGCAACAGAACAGGACCAAGTACGCGCTCCAGCGCCTGGAACCATAGTTTTCTCGGGAACTGTCGTCGATCGACAGGTAGTAGTCATTGAGCATCCGAACGGGTATAGGTCGAGTTTCGAGCCTGTCACCGATCCTCTGCCAGTCGGTACTCACGTTCAGGCGGGGCAGGTTATCGCTCGGGTGGATGCGCATCCCACAAAACCTCGGTGCTCTACCACATGCCTTTACTGGAGCGTTCGGCGCGGCGGCGACCACAAGAATGGAAGCGGCAAAAACGCAGAATATATTAACCCTATGCTTCTGTTGGGACCAGCAGAACCGACTATACTACTTCCCGTTGACGAGAGTTTCAACGCCTGA
- a CDS encoding DivIVA domain-containing protein: protein MATNTSRTDNGFSRAAELEPGYKRTEVDRLFARLAEDYEQLSGAVQQHANIYTSRLIRQVVFRTEPGGYAVGDVDRALERIEERFAKLERSRYIEQYGLSNWELSLVDAGELLAQRLERPDGERFRRPSKRKHAGYFVGDVDKVCHHIYAQLNSEEPLDTSVIRNAVFRSATGSVSYEETQVDAFMDRCIELIQDLT from the coding sequence TTGGCAACGAATACTAGTCGTACAGATAACGGCTTCAGCCGTGCGGCAGAACTCGAACCTGGTTATAAACGAACCGAGGTCGATCGTCTCTTTGCCCGACTAGCCGAGGATTACGAACAGCTAAGCGGCGCTGTACAGCAGCACGCTAATATCTACACATCGCGGCTTATTCGCCAGGTTGTTTTTCGTACCGAGCCCGGCGGCTATGCGGTAGGGGACGTCGATCGCGCTCTAGAGCGTATAGAAGAACGTTTTGCCAAGCTGGAACGCAGCCGTTATATCGAACAGTACGGTTTAAGCAATTGGGAGCTGTCCCTCGTAGATGCGGGTGAGCTTCTGGCGCAGCGCCTAGAGCGACCGGATGGTGAACGTTTTCGCCGCCCCTCTAAACGCAAGCACGCCGGGTATTTTGTGGGTGATGTTGATAAGGTATGCCATCATATCTATGCTCAACTCAATAGCGAAGAACCGCTTGATACATCCGTTATTCGTAACGCTGTCTTTAGGTCTGCGACCGGCTCGGTGAGCTATGAAGAAACTCAGGTTGATGCCTTTATGGATCGCTGTATCGAGCTTATCCAAGATCTGACCTAA
- a CDS encoding phosphatidate cytidylyltransferase, with translation MNTREDTGDKKSETAPAPGKTASRAGRNLPAAIGVGVAFGAVLTTGLFFPPFLVLLCAISTGLGSWELASALNKKRDYNLPLTLVTVLAPIPTVSAYIWGFTGLGISCVAVALVLACVTLVVPRKRTVSRYKVLRGLILILGWVPLTLGISMVYFSTERGWAGILMILLMAVSNDTFGYIAGVIWGKHPIAPTISPKKSWEGFAGSYLGSAVVACIALSILGQKWYWGIPLAAVMVIASTAGDLVESVFKRRIGIKDMSNILPGHGGMMDRLDSVLFAAAVGCLIFTFVLPL, from the coding sequence ATGAACACACGAGAAGATACGGGGGATAAGAAGAGCGAAACAGCCCCCGCCCCAGGGAAAACAGCATCCCGAGCGGGGCGCAACTTACCCGCCGCTATCGGCGTAGGCGTAGCATTCGGCGCAGTGCTGACTACAGGGCTTTTCTTTCCTCCGTTTCTTGTGCTTCTCTGCGCGATCTCTACCGGGCTGGGAAGCTGGGAGCTTGCCTCCGCACTCAACAAAAAACGCGACTACAATTTACCCCTGACCCTGGTGACGGTGCTGGCTCCGATCCCCACAGTCTCAGCGTATATTTGGGGATTCACTGGTTTGGGGATCTCCTGCGTTGCTGTCGCCTTAGTACTTGCTTGTGTCACCTTGGTGGTACCCAGGAAACGTACAGTCTCACGGTATAAAGTTTTGAGGGGTCTCATTCTAATTTTGGGATGGGTACCCTTGACCCTCGGAATTTCGATGGTGTACTTTAGCACCGAGCGCGGTTGGGCAGGCATCCTGATGATCCTTCTGATGGCAGTCAGCAACGATACTTTCGGGTATATTGCCGGTGTTATATGGGGTAAACATCCTATAGCACCTACCATTTCGCCAAAGAAGAGCTGGGAGGGCTTTGCCGGTTCCTATCTTGGGTCTGCCGTGGTAGCGTGTATTGCGCTAAGTATTTTGGGGCAGAAATGGTACTGGGGAATACCACTCGCTGCAGTCATGGTCATCGCCTCTACGGCGGGTGATCTTGTAGAATCTGTTTTTAAACGTCGAATAGGCATCAAGGATATGTCAAATATCCTGCCTGGGCACGGCGGCATGATGGATCGTCTGGACTCGGTACTTTTTGCGGCCGCGGTTGGGTGTTTGATTTTTACCTTTGTGCTTCCTCTCTAG
- a CDS encoding proline-rich domain-containing protein, translating to MSENIPQSGQGQPQQPQGYGNGGYQNPNPAQPYGNPNMHQSVPPQDQGGQYQQDPNQFGNPVPGAPNQQIPQPNGFNPQNPAQPQGDPHAGFAQPAAPAAPNPFAEALKNVWGSFLDVFKSQPGEAHKRLQDSQPWGWIIAVAAQSFAGSLVITQLVSGLLGLFYMFRGSFYSSRGSSSQGGNFGQTVMIFLIFFVAIFAIHVLRGLQLMLTARIGKVQSSFNDCMSAAGVAALPLVGSYLLLYLFVLLTMGTNGKNFAENPILTIYLLVAIFAFSIVIGESLIYLGLNRLGRFEKSPVLMHALLTTAWVIVAIIVYNIAFQMMPNPMASSL from the coding sequence ATGAGTGAGAATATTCCGCAGTCCGGTCAAGGTCAGCCACAACAACCTCAAGGCTATGGCAATGGCGGGTACCAGAACCCCAACCCCGCTCAACCGTATGGGAACCCTAATATGCACCAGTCTGTACCTCCCCAGGATCAGGGCGGGCAATACCAGCAGGATCCTAATCAGTTTGGAAACCCTGTTCCGGGTGCTCCGAACCAGCAGATTCCCCAGCCGAACGGGTTTAACCCGCAAAACCCTGCACAGCCTCAGGGAGACCCGCATGCTGGTTTCGCCCAGCCAGCAGCACCGGCAGCGCCAAACCCTTTTGCTGAAGCTCTCAAGAATGTTTGGGGCAGCTTCCTTGATGTCTTTAAGAGCCAGCCGGGCGAAGCACATAAAAGACTGCAGGACAGCCAACCTTGGGGATGGATTATCGCTGTAGCAGCACAGTCCTTCGCAGGCTCTTTGGTCATTACGCAGCTGGTCAGCGGTCTTCTTGGGCTTTTCTACATGTTCCGCGGATCATTCTACAGCAGCCGGGGGAGCTCCTCTCAGGGAGGAAACTTCGGGCAGACCGTCATGATTTTCCTGATTTTCTTTGTCGCAATTTTTGCGATTCACGTTCTGCGCGGCTTGCAGCTCATGCTGACCGCTCGTATCGGAAAAGTTCAGTCGAGTTTCAACGACTGCATGAGCGCGGCAGGTGTTGCGGCTCTTCCTTTGGTTGGCTCCTATCTTCTGCTCTACCTCTTTGTTCTTCTCACAATGGGTACAAATGGGAAGAACTTTGCAGAGAACCCCATCCTGACGATATATCTTCTGGTAGCAATCTTTGCGTTCTCGATTGTGATCGGTGAGTCTCTTATCTACCTAGGGCTGAATCGCCTGGGCCGTTTTGAGAAATCGCCTGTGTTAATGCACGCTCTTCTTACAACTGCATGGGTTATTGTGGCCATCATCGTATACAACATTGCGTTCCAGATGATGCCTAACCCCATGGCATCAAGCCTCTAG
- a CDS encoding glycosyltransferase gives MQQAKKILIGAETYPPDVNGAAQFGHRLATSMLKRGHEVHVVAANPSRGPSYRTVVEGGIVEHRLRSHLPPTHETNRICIPWEIHAEVGRILDEVKPDVIHVQCHYIIGRALLKQAHKRGIRVIATNHFMPANLDPFLPFPEPIKKVYAHITWADMRRLFKYAAVVTTPTQIGADAMRDLGRFTRPVMPVSNGIEISDYELAEGADLGKAPGELRVTFVGRLAEEKHVDVLIEALSLLPEDLDHVRLDIAGGGELRETLEQKARECGVENRVTFRGFVPDEELPGVYQRADIFCQPGTAELQSLVSLEAMSASTPVVLANALALPHLVEEGVNGYLFEPNNPQDLADKLTAILRLPAAEREQMGRESRRIVEFHSAENTWRTFEELYVSDAPYERFLAQRSEK, from the coding sequence ATGCAGCAGGCAAAGAAGATCCTGATCGGTGCTGAGACCTATCCCCCCGATGTGAACGGCGCGGCACAATTTGGGCACCGCCTAGCGACCTCTATGCTCAAGCGCGGGCACGAAGTACACGTGGTTGCCGCAAATCCCAGCCGTGGACCTAGCTACCGAACCGTCGTAGAGGGCGGCATCGTCGAGCACCGTCTGCGTTCGCATCTGCCCCCCACTCATGAAACCAACCGCATTTGTATTCCCTGGGAAATCCACGCTGAGGTGGGTCGTATCCTTGACGAAGTTAAGCCGGATGTTATTCATGTGCAGTGCCACTACATTATCGGGCGCGCATTACTGAAGCAGGCACATAAGCGTGGAATTCGAGTTATCGCCACCAACCACTTTATGCCCGCAAATTTAGATCCATTCCTGCCGTTTCCGGAACCCATCAAAAAGGTGTATGCGCACATTACCTGGGCGGATATGCGCCGTCTTTTCAAATATGCGGCGGTGGTGACAACTCCGACTCAGATCGGCGCCGATGCGATGCGAGATCTTGGAAGATTTACTCGCCCCGTTATGCCTGTTTCTAACGGCATTGAAATCAGCGACTACGAGCTTGCTGAGGGCGCAGATTTGGGCAAAGCACCCGGCGAACTGCGTGTAACCTTCGTGGGCCGTCTTGCTGAAGAGAAGCACGTGGATGTGCTTATTGAGGCGCTCTCTCTTCTCCCCGAAGACCTTGACCACGTTCGCCTTGATATCGCTGGAGGCGGCGAGCTTCGTGAAACCCTCGAACAGAAGGCACGCGAATGCGGTGTTGAAAACCGAGTAACGTTCCGCGGGTTTGTTCCGGACGAAGAACTGCCGGGTGTTTACCAGAGGGCAGATATTTTCTGTCAGCCTGGGACCGCAGAGCTGCAGTCGCTTGTCTCCTTGGAGGCTATGAGCGCATCCACCCCCGTAGTCTTGGCAAACGCCCTAGCGCTTCCACATCTCGTGGAAGAAGGCGTTAACGGATACCTCTTTGAGCCTAATAATCCGCAGGATTTGGCGGATAAACTTACAGCAATTCTTCGTCTACCTGCCGCTGAACGTGAGCAGATGGGGCGTGAGAGCCGCCGTATTGTGGAATTCCATAGTGCGGAGAATACCTGGCGCACTTTTGAGGAATTATATGTATCGGATGCCCCCTATGAGCGTTTTCTTGCTCAACGTTCTGAAAAATAA